The segment CTTACAGGCAGCCTGGAGTAGGAGACTACCCCACAGCCACAGTACCCAGAAATTACCACTATGGACCAGTAGGAGGGTATGACGATTACAGAGGAGGTCCACCATCGGACGCATACGCTAGTCTGAGTAGAATGTCACACATGGATGAACGCTACAGGTAGAGTGCAGACACCTAATCATCTCTCATCATGATAACTGAGGGTTTGGATTTATTAGTTATACAATaacattttgctttattaaCATTGTCAGATTTGTATAGTCATAACATACAAAATCTATATTTTGAAACAATGATGTATGCATAAACCAGAAATCCCATTCAGCTCTGGGCGTCACCAGTAATGGACTGCAGAGCtggaatacatttttttttctttctccaaaaAGTAGTTGccaaaatatttacattattcAAAAGATGTTTTAGTTGGAACGGTTTAATCTCCTGTTTATGGTTAACAGAACAAGAAAAATGACGTTGTAGTACTCTGAGGTCAAAAGTCGGGTGATGCATGTCTGTGTCTGTCAACGTTTCTCATCCTGCTCATTCTAATTCTGCTTCTAATAAAACGTATATTCTAAGAAAATTGTTTTACTGACTGACACATCGCTTTCATCCCTGCTATCTTTCTCCAGGCCAATGGATGGTTACAGAACTCTGGATTCTGGCTACAGGGCACCGAGCCGTCAGCAGCATGACCCATATGCTGCGCAGCCCCAAGTGGGTCGGGGAATGAGGAACATGGGCTCAGCAATGGAAATGAGGTATGGCCATGGCCACTACGGTTTGGAGGATGATCAGCGTAGTGTCGGATATGATGACTATGGCATGGGACCCCCACCTATTCATCCTGGAGGCTATGGTACCATGCCACGCCTGGGGCCAGGGCCTGGGGGCATGGACAGACGCAGACTCCGGTAAAGCATAAATGTGCTGTTCTGCacttaatgtaaaatattacatCTTTTATTTGAAACGTACAATAAATCTCTATTTTCAACTTGCAGGAGCTGTGAGGACACTTTAGACAGTGACATGGGAGGAGTTGACCCTTATGCATGGGGTGTTCCAATGACACTGGAAAGGGGTAGCATGGCTTCTTTGGACAGCACATTGAGAAAGGCCCCTCCCACTTCATGGAGACAGCCAGAGCTACCAGAGGTGATTGCTATGTTGAACTACCGTCTGGACCCTGTCAAGACCAACGCTGCTGCCTTCCTTCAGCATCTCACAttcaaaaatgacaaagtgAGACAATCTTCACAGTTACATGCACAATAttcacattttacttttgtattttgAATTCTGTTAGTTACtgtaaatctttttatttgagTGTGCTAACAATGTTTGCAGGTAAAGTCAGAAGTGCGTCGCTTGAAGGGTATCCCAGCCTTGGTGTCTCTGCTGGACCACCCCAGCAAGGAGGTTCATCACTCAGCATGTGGAGCACTGAAGAACATTTCATATGGAAAAGATGCAGACAACAAGATTGCCATCAAAAACTGCGATGGAATACCTGCCCTGGTCAGGTTACTGAGGAAAACTCATGACCAGGACCTTACTGACACCATCACAGGTATCACTGCTCATAGGACCCACTTATAAGCAATAACAGTCATTAGTATTAttgagcaattttttttttttatgtttttggggGCGTTGGTTTGTTAGCAACATGACTCAAAATTAAATGGATGGATactgattaaattttcaggatattaaaatgaataaggaacaaattattagatttttgggggtgatccagatcaccacctggatccaggaaatttttaaaggattctttacaggCGCAGGGCAGGCTCAAACATCCGGGAACATGGGTGAACTTTGTTACATCCAGGTGTTTAGCTGGTGAAAACAAAAGGTTGCTAGTCTGTAACACCACTGGGTTTTCAGCATCGATCCTCATAGATTTCTCTTTGATTTTTGTAGAATTTCCTTTAAATTTGCTGaaaagttgtgttgtggttggctgCCATAAACATAGTTGTTCCACAGACAGAGATCGTTCTTCGAACTACGAAGAAGACTCAAAGCACCTATCAAGCTTGTCAATGCTGACGGTACCATTGTAGTCCTTCGAAATATTCTATAATTTGTTCAGATAACTttgtataaaacatttattatgtttaaagcATATGGAATGTCtggttacagtaacaataacaaacatctgGTGGTGGTTTTTGTGACGTTTTCAGTGTTTCTCgttagcagctccttcacaatATGACGGCAGCTAGACATAAGAGCATTCATTCAGTCCTACTGCCACTAGCTTCTCctcatctgaatgaatgaattcattCATTTGATAGGGACACGCACTACTATACATTGACCTTAAAGGGAAATATGTTTGGTGCCAGGGTTTAGTAAAGCTGccaatttccacctgttgtcccTTGAAAGGTAGTTGTTGATACAAGCACTAATATTTTACTAACAAAAGAATTGCCactaaaaagacaacaaaagaaCAATATACAATGACATGGTGGAGGGCTGCGCTCTCaaagtgcttctagttttaaaAAGGCTCACAAAAGAATTGTTTTGGAagttcaaacaaaaacactggtCTGAAAACCATcccactttttttgttttgttttttaaaggtcaTAATAGGGTGAACAAATATGACTCCGATTTGACATATAGAAATTACAACATGGAATGCTCAACAGAAATGACTGGCAACACATCATATGACTTGCATCAGGTGGCGCTGCTAGTTCTCCGGTAGGAAGCATGGGGATGTAGACCGTGGACCGCAGTAGCTCACCCATTGAAATTCTATCCATCCGTTTTGCAtgtggaaaacatgcaaactctagATAGAAAAGCCCCAGCTAAggttcaaaccaggaacctttaTGCTGCTGGGCGACAGCACTAACCACCACAACACCAAGCAGCCCCCCCACCATAgaagtttcctggtttaaataaagttaatgataacagtttttattttattggtgcAGGCACCTTGTGGAACCTCTCTTCCCATGATTCAGTAAAGATGGAGATTGTGGACCACGCGCTGCATGCCCTAGCCGATGAAGTAGTCGTTCCACACTCTGGTTGGGAGAGAGGGAGCAGTGGAGGCGAAGAGAGCTGCAAACCACGACATCTGGAGTGGGAGACCGCCTTGACCAACACTGCTGGCTGCCTTAGGTTTGTAAGGATTTAGTGGATGGAAAGCAGAGAGAATTTTAGAATAGAGACAGCAAGGCTAATTTTGAATAGAAAACATGCAATTATGTGCTGAATTTTGTGCATTTTCAACAGGAATGTGAGTTCGGAACGCAGCGAGGCCAGGCGTAAGCTGAGAGAATGCACGGGACTAGTGGATTCACTCATGTACATTGTCCAGTCGCAGATCAACCGCAAAGATGTTGATAATAAGGTCATTTTTCACTGGAGACTCTGATTGTGTTTACATTAGATATTTTtatctgtatgtatgtacatgtttGATTGTTTTCATCCCTTATTCCTGTAGTTGGTGGAAAATTGTGTCTGCCTCCTGAGGAACCTGTCCTATCAGGTTCACAGAGAAGTCCCTGGTTGTGAACGCTACACAGAGACCGCTCCGCTCAACCAGGGCCCACCACCAGCTAACAAAGGAGGTTGCTTTGGCTCTCGAAAGGGCAAAGGTCAGTTTCTAGCAGACATTTAAGCCAAGAGTTTCACAGTGTCTGAGATTTGTTGATGAAAGACAGCCAGTTGGTTTGTTTGAGCTTGCTGGTGGTGGAAGCACCTGTCGCTGTTTTTCACACTCTTCCACCgttctccttttttccttttctctcgcCTTCTTCTGCCTTTCCACCCTCTTTTGTGTCTTCCtatttctctgctgtgtttagATGAGTGGTTTTCCAAAGGTAAGATTTTCTTCTTGTGTTCTGATTTAGCATTTAAAGCCAACTGGCGCCACTTATTTTTCCTAACGCAGAAACAAAACCATAGAGAAACTGAGTCCACTGTTGAAGTCGCGTGCAGCACTTGTATGTTTGGATGTCGCTGAAACTACACTGCATGCTGATGATGCTTGTTCACTGGTTGCATGTTTACTTGTaaactgtaaaactgtaaaataagaACACTA is part of the Melanotaenia boesemani isolate fMelBoe1 chromosome 7, fMelBoe1.pri, whole genome shotgun sequence genome and harbors:
- the LOC121642843 gene encoding catenin delta-1-like isoform X1 translates to MEQCESAAALLESVREQEVQFEQLTRALEEERRRVGLPATSPSALGHPFPHMQNGRLGDADIERLKLTDSFINGTHYRMVDPAHGALDESYTPEDDSHEAHSVFSEEGTTRRTDNGMKKPISRTVLPTESLSIDGVLSMPGMGVYSATLDRPYRQPGVGDYPTATVPRNYHYGPVGGYDDYRGGPPSDAYASLSRMSHMDERYRPMDGYRTLDSGYRAPSRQQHDPYAAQPQVGRGMRNMGSAMEMRYGHGHYGLEDDQRSVGYDDYGMGPPPIHPGGYGTMPRLGPGPGGMDRRRLRSCEDTLDSDMGGVDPYAWGVPMTLERGSMASLDSTLRKAPPTSWRQPELPEVIAMLNYRLDPVKTNAAAFLQHLTFKNDKVKSEVRRLKGIPALVSLLDHPSKEVHHSACGALKNISYGKDADNKIAIKNCDGIPALVRLLRKTHDQDLTDTITGTLWNLSSHDSVKMEIVDHALHALADEVVVPHSGWERGSSGGEESCKPRHLEWETALTNTAGCLRNVSSERSEARRKLRECTGLVDSLMYIVQSQINRKDVDNKLVENCVCLLRNLSYQVHREVPGCERYTETAPLNQGPPPANKGGCFGSRKGKDEWFSKGKKDGDDGSRDQVNIPKRTTPAQGYELLFQPEVVRVYTSLFKESRNPSVLEAAAGAIQNLCAGRWTYGQYIRATVRLEKGLPMMAELLAHGNDRVVRAMSGALRNLATDNRNCELLGLHAVPNLVANLPGGQNQSGRTLTEETVVSVLSTLAEVLGNNLEAAKTLRASQGIERLVLINKDGKRSEREVRAAGQVLQLIWAHKELRRPLEKDGWKKTDFMVSLNPGSIATNGPSTRANGTYEESTTPLLDRGEKRAMIPMNDLGPEGYSTLDQRERRHTLDETTDTLPRGVYGGRKGSLPLLDSYDG
- the LOC121642843 gene encoding catenin delta-1-like isoform X3 — protein: MEQCESAAALLESVREQEVQFEQLTRALEEERRRVGLPATSPSALGHPFPHMQNGRLGDADIERLKLTDSFINGTHYRMVDPAHGALDESYTPEDDSHEAHSVFSEEGTTRRTDNGMKKPISRTVLPTESLSIDGVLSMPGMGVYSATLDRPYRQPGVGDYPTATVPRNYHYGPVGGYDDYRGGPPSDAYASLSRMSHMDERYRPMDGYRTLDSGYRAPSRQQHDPYAAQPQVGRGMRNMGSAMEMRYGHGHYGLEDDQRSVGYDDYGMGPPPIHPGGYGTMPRLGPGPGGMDRRRLRSCEDTLDSDMGGVDPYAWGVPMTLERGSMASLDSTLRKAPPTSWRQPELPEVIAMLNYRLDPVKTNAAAFLQHLTFKNDKVKSEVRRLKGIPALVSLLDHPSKEVHHSACGALKNISYGKDADNKIAIKNCDGIPALVRLLRKTHDQDLTDTITGTLWNLSSHDSVKMEIVDHALHALADEVVVPHSGWERGSSGGEESCKPRHLEWETALTNTAGCLRNVSSERSEARRKLRECTGLVDSLMYIVQSQINRKDVDNKLVENCVCLLRNLSYQVHREVPGCERYTETAPLNQGPPPANKGGCFGSRKGKDEWFSKGKKDGDDGSRDQVNIPKRTTPAQGYELLFQPEVVRVYTSLFKESRNPSVLEAAAGAIQNLCAGRWTYGQYIRATVRLEKGLPMMAELLAHGNDRVVRAMSGALRNLATDNRNCELLGLHAVPNLVANLPGGQNQSGRTLTEETVVSVLSTLAEVLGNNLEAAKTLRASQGIERLVLINKDGKRSEREVRAAGQVLQLIWAHKELRRPLEKDGWKKTDFMVSLNPGSIATNGPSTRANGTYEESTTPLLDRGEKRAMIPMNDLGPEGYSTLDQRERRHTLDETTDTLPKN
- the LOC121642843 gene encoding catenin delta-1-like isoform X4, which gives rise to MVDPAHGALDESYTPEDDSHEAHSVFSEEGTTRRTDNGMKKPISRTVLPTESLSIDGVLSMPGMGVYSATLDRPYRQPGVGDYPTATVPRNYHYGPVGGYDDYRGGPPSDAYASLSRMSHMDERYRPMDGYRTLDSGYRAPSRQQHDPYAAQPQVGRGMRNMGSAMEMRYGHGHYGLEDDQRSVGYDDYGMGPPPIHPGGYGTMPRLGPGPGGMDRRRLRSCEDTLDSDMGGVDPYAWGVPMTLERGSMASLDSTLRKAPPTSWRQPELPEVIAMLNYRLDPVKTNAAAFLQHLTFKNDKVKSEVRRLKGIPALVSLLDHPSKEVHHSACGALKNISYGKDADNKIAIKNCDGIPALVRLLRKTHDQDLTDTITGTLWNLSSHDSVKMEIVDHALHALADEVVVPHSGWERGSSGGEESCKPRHLEWETALTNTAGCLRNVSSERSEARRKLRECTGLVDSLMYIVQSQINRKDVDNKLVENCVCLLRNLSYQVHREVPGCERYTETAPLNQGPPPANKGGCFGSRKGKDEWFSKGKKDGDDGSRDQVNIPKRTTPAQGYELLFQPEVVRVYTSLFKESRNPSVLEAAAGAIQNLCAGRWTYGQYIRATVRLEKGLPMMAELLAHGNDRVVRAMSGALRNLATDNRNCELLGLHAVPNLVANLPGGQNQSGRTLTEETVVSVLSTLAEVLGNNLEAAKTLRASQGIERLVLINKDGKRSEREVRAAGQVLQLIWAHKELRRPLEKDGWKKTDFMVSLNPGSIATNGPSTRANGTYEESTTPLLDRGEKRAMIPMNDLGPEGYSTLDQRERRHTLDETTDTLPRGVYGGRKGSLPLLDSYDG